GTTAAGCGCGGGTACGGCGAGCGATGGGTTCTCATCATTTAATGAAGTCAATGCCTCCAGGGGTAGCCTAGGCATTGTGGAGCACGGCTGGTTACTGCTACCATTAGTTCTTAAACGGCTCTCCCCATAGGGAATGCTTTTAAACGCTGGCTTCAATAATGTTCAAGTGAGGATGGTAATAGCCCTAGGGGGCAATGCATTCTCCACAAGCGGCGCCAGGGTTGGTTCACCGGATGAGCAGTGGGAAAGAGTTAAGGAGGCAGCCAGGGATGTAATGGATGCTGTGGAGATGGGTTACGACGTCTTAGTCACCCACGGCAATGGCCCCCAAGTAGGTGCTTTAGCCGAGTGTGGATTACCGTTAACGCTTGACATGCATGGAGCAGCGACGCAGGGCTGGCTCGGCTACTTATTAGCGACCGCCATAGATAATGAGGCAGTGGCTCGACGCATTCCAAAGAAGACCATTACAGTGGTTACCAGGGCATACGTTAATGAGGAGGACCCCGCCTTCAATAATCCAACTAAGTTCGTTGGCCCAATTTATAGTGAGGAGGAGGCCGTCAAGTTATCTCAATTAAGGGGTTGGAGATTCAAGCCGGATCCACGTGGAGGAATGCGTCGAGTGGTTCCTTCCCCCATGCCCGTCTCAATAATAGAGGTGAAACCCATTATTCAACTAATGGATGAAGGATACATAGTGATATCAACTGGCGGAGGAGGAGTACCCGTCACTGGCGGTTCTCAATTAAGAGGGGTTGAGGCGGTCATAGATAAGGATTTGGCCAGCCAATTATTGGCTGCAACCATAGCGGCGGATGCATTTGTGATACTCACCGATGTAGATGGAATCTACACCGACTTCGGG
The nucleotide sequence above comes from Thermocladium sp. ECH_B. Encoded proteins:
- a CDS encoding carbamate kinase — protein: MRMVIALGGNAFSTSGARVGSPDEQWERVKEAARDVMDAVEMGYDVLVTHGNGPQVGALAECGLPLTLDMHGAATQGWLGYLLATAIDNEAVARRIPKKTITVVTRAYVNEEDPAFNNPTKFVGPIYSEEEAVKLSQLRGWRFKPDPRGGMRRVVPSPMPVSIIEVKPIIQLMDEGYIVISTGGGGVPVTGGSQLRGVEAVIDKDLASQLLAATIAADAFVILTDVDGIYTDFGKPAQRKLSRIDVVALRSLYEKGEFPPGNMGPKVLAAINFVEKSGKAAYIGRLGELRSILEGRSGTTIIS